CCGGTCTGGGCCCGCAAAGCGTGGTCTGGGTGGTGGATGGCAAAACGCTGCAACTGATTAGCACCGTGCCGAACACCGGCAAAATGGGCACCGGTCTGGCGCTGGATTCCGCTGCGCAGAAACTCTACGTCACCAACGGCGACGGTGAGCTGGTCACCATCAACACCCGTCTGAATGCGATTGAAAAGCGTCAGAAAATCGACGCGGATAAAGATCATTTCTTCCTGAACATCGCGCTGGATACCCAGGGTCATCGCGCCTTCCTTAGCGATTCCAAACAGCCGCAGGTGCTGGTGCTGGATACCCGTACCCAGCAGGTCATCCACCGGATTGATGTACCAGAATCGCTGGCGGTGCTGTTCAATGCCGAGCGTAATGAACTGTACGTGACGCATCGCAAAGCCGGTGAAATCAGCATCATTGACGCCAGCAATTACAAAGTGAAACGCACGGTGAAAGCACCAGCCCTGCCAAACAGCCTGGCGCTGTCGGCGGATGGCAAAACGCTGTTTGTCAGCATCAAACAACCTGGCTCACGCAAAGAACCACCCAAAAATCCGGATAGCGTGCTGCGCATCGCGCTGTGATCACATTTATCTGAATTTGCAGGGCGGCTTGTGCCGCCCTTTGCATTTCCTGCCCCTGCTCAGCGTTTCTCTGCGCGTACTGCGCTACCTTTAAGTACCACAACACCAAAAGGGAGAACGTAATGAGCCAGTTTTTTATGCATAAGAAGTACGATCTGGTTAACGAAGCTATCGAAGGGATTCTGCTGAGCACCCCGTGGCATAACCTCAGTCGGCTGGATCTCGGTGATGAGATCCGCGTCGTGGTGCGCAATGACTGGGACAAAAGCAAAGTCGCGCTGATCTCCGGGGGTGGCTCCGGCCATGAACCGGCCCATGCCGGATTTGTCGGTAAAGGGATGCTGACGGCGGCGGTATGCGGCGATATCTTTGCCTCGCCGAGTGTTGATGCGGTGCTGAGCGCCATTATCAATGTCACCGGCGACGCGGGCTGTTTGCTGATTGTGAAAAATTATACCGGCGACCGCCTCAATTTCGGATTGGCGGCGGAGAAGGCGAAAAAGCTTGGCTACAAGGTGGAGCTGGTGATGGTGCAGGACGACATCGCCCTGCCAGAAAACCCGCAGCCGCGGGGCATTGCCGGGACCGTGCTGGTGCACAAAATTGCCGGTTACGCCGCCGAGCAGGGTAAACCGCTCAGTGCCGTTAAAGCGCTGGCGCAGCAGACGATTGAAGCCACCTCGTCGATTGGCCTGGCGTTTGGCACCTGCCATATTCCGGGTGAAAAACGCGATGATCGCGTGCGGGAAGGGCACAGCGAGCTGGGCATGGGCATACACGGCGAACCGGGCGTGGTGACGCTTGATACGCAAAATAGCCGGAAAATCAGCAGCATCATGACGGATAAACTGGCCCAGACGCTGCCAGACGGCAAACAGTCGCTGCTGCTGATCAATAACCTCGGTGGTTTCTCACAGCTTGAGCTGGCGCTGCTGACGCGCGAAGTGTTGCAGTCACCGCTGGCGGCACGCATCACCCATCTGATTGGCCCGGCCACGCTGGTGAGTGCGCTGGATATGAAAGGCTTTTCTCTGTCGTTGCTGGCGCTGGAGCCGCACTTCCTCGAAGCGCTGAGCGCCCCGGTGCAGGTGATGGGCTGGGTACCGATGTATGACTTTGCGCCGGTCAGCCTGCAAACCGCGACCGCTCCCCTGAGCGAACTGGAAGTCACGCCATCGCAGGATAAGGCCACCGCTGAAGTGGTGAAACGCATTACACAAACGCTGATCGAGCTGGAAAGCGACCTGAATGCGCTGGATGCCAAAGTGGGCGATGGCGATACCGGTTCGACTTTTGCTGCCGGGGCGAAGAAAATCCAGCGTGGTTTGCGCGAACATCAGCTGCCGCTGGCGGAGTTGTCAGTGTTGCTGGCGCTGGTGGGTGAGCAGCTCTCCACGGTAATGGGCGGTTCAAGTGGTGTGCTGATGTCGATTCTGTTCACTGCCGCCGGACAGCGGGTGGATGAGGGCTATGAGCTGCCGGAAGCGTTGATGTACGGGCTGGAACGTATGAAACATTACGGTGGCGCGCAGCCAGGGCACCGCACGATGATCGATGCGCTGGAACCGGCACTCTGGGCGCTGGTGGCGGGGCAGACCATGCAGGATGCCGCCGATGCGGCGAAGAAAGGCGCGGATGCCACGGCACTGATGCCGAGTGCCAAAGCCGGACGCTCGGCCTATCTCAACCAGCAAAGTTTGCACGGCGTGAAAGACCCAGGTGCGTTTGCGGTTGAGCAGGTGTTTGCGGCATTGGCGAAAAAAGGCTAATCAGGCACGCTGATGAGGCTCCCCCGTAGCGGCGCGATTCATCGCGCGGGTTTTACCCACAACGCGCACGAAATTGCGCGATAAATCGCGCCGCTACAAGGATGCGCATGAATGCGCATCTTTATTCTGCCGCTTCGCGCATCATCTCTTCGTGCGGGATATCCTGCAAAATCTGTTCAAAACTGCGCAGACGTTTGTAGATCGACATCAATTCCACCAGCGTTGACCACGAGGTAATCAGGTACTGGAACGACGAACGTACCTGGTCAAACACGTTGGTGATCTGGTTCAGCAGACCCAGCGTAATGGTGCCCGCCACAATCGACGGGAACAGCAAAAACAGCCCGAACACGTTATCGACCTGCAAATAAAGGATGCGGGTGATGTTGAAGTACAGATAGTGGAAATAGAGGCGGAAATAGTTAAAACGCACCCGGCCAAACAGCTCGGTGACGGTGGGGGGGGAGGCGCGCGATGCATCATCTTCGCCGTAAACCAGCTCTTTACGATAGGCCGCTTCCACCCGCTGGTTACGGAATTCCAGACCTGGCAGCTTGATACCCACCAGCGCCAGCAGACCGGTACCGAAAATCGACCACAACACCGCCGCGATCACCAGTGCGTAAGGGATATTGCCCAGCAGCGGGATATCTTTCACATGATGCGACAGGGTGATCAACACCGGCAGGAAGGCAATCAGCGTCATGATCGCCTGAATAAAGCTGACGCCCCAGTCTTCCAGCGTGCTGGCGAAACGCATGGTATCTTCCTGCACACGCTGCGCCGCACCTTCCACATGACGCAGGCGCTGCCAGTTGTGCATGTAGTAGTTATTCATCGCGGTACGCCAGCGGAACACCCAATGGCTGATGAAGAAGGAGTTCATCACACCAATCACCACCGCAATCAGCGCGATGCCTAAAAAGGCGACAACCTGCTGATAAAATTC
This genomic stretch from Pantoea cypripedii harbors:
- a CDS encoding YncE family protein encodes the protein MKANKTVQWALRPLFLATALFSTSAVMAADAQELNQPISKGAYELAFSNSDNALFLATSQNATNEKGGTVYRLDPQSLAVKQTIDTDLKAFGATINPKTNVLYIGNTVNAAVTAVDATSGKVLNTLVLDGRKRSEDVRPLQPRELVADAATDRVYITGLGPQSVVWVVDGKTLQLISTVPNTGKMGTGLALDSAAQKLYVTNGDGELVTINTRLNAIEKRQKIDADKDHFFLNIALDTQGHRAFLSDSKQPQVLVLDTRTQQVIHRIDVPESLAVLFNAERNELYVTHRKAGEISIIDASNYKVKRTVKAPALPNSLALSADGKTLFVSIKQPGSRKEPPKNPDSVLRIAL
- a CDS encoding dihydroxyacetone kinase subunit DhaK is translated as MSQFFMHKKYDLVNEAIEGILLSTPWHNLSRLDLGDEIRVVVRNDWDKSKVALISGGGSGHEPAHAGFVGKGMLTAAVCGDIFASPSVDAVLSAIINVTGDAGCLLIVKNYTGDRLNFGLAAEKAKKLGYKVELVMVQDDIALPENPQPRGIAGTVLVHKIAGYAAEQGKPLSAVKALAQQTIEATSSIGLAFGTCHIPGEKRDDRVREGHSELGMGIHGEPGVVTLDTQNSRKISSIMTDKLAQTLPDGKQSLLLINNLGGFSQLELALLTREVLQSPLAARITHLIGPATLVSALDMKGFSLSLLALEPHFLEALSAPVQVMGWVPMYDFAPVSLQTATAPLSELEVTPSQDKATAEVVKRITQTLIELESDLNALDAKVGDGDTGSTFAAGAKKIQRGLREHQLPLAELSVLLALVGEQLSTVMGGSSGVLMSILFTAAGQRVDEGYELPEALMYGLERMKHYGGAQPGHRTMIDALEPALWALVAGQTMQDAADAAKKGADATALMPSAKAGRSAYLNQQSLHGVKDPGAFAVEQVFAALAKKG
- the sbmA gene encoding peptide antibiotic transporter SbmA, producing MFKSYFPRPALFFSTVAIWSLLAIFAWFGFASDLPSMWPNIAAAMSKPLPDNALRFIAASQLWFYAYYWLVVALFAIAWRIADNHPWQRWSVWGSALIIFVTWFGVQVGVAVNAWYGPFYDLIQKALTKAGSVQIGEFYQQVVAFLGIALIAVVIGVMNSFFISHWVFRWRTAMNNYYMHNWQRLRHVEGAAQRVQEDTMRFASTLEDWGVSFIQAIMTLIAFLPVLITLSHHVKDIPLLGNIPYALVIAAVLWSIFGTGLLALVGIKLPGLEFRNQRVEAAYRKELVYGEDDASRASPPTVTELFGRVRFNYFRLYFHYLYFNITRILYLQVDNVFGLFLLFPSIVAGTITLGLLNQITNVFDQVRSSFQYLITSWSTLVELMSIYKRLRSFEQILQDIPHEEMMREAAE